GAAAATGGTTCACTTTTAGAAGATATTGTACtctaaaaatagaataataaattaattaaaaaaactttaaaaacgaaaaatatatcaatgccaaaaaaaaagatcatACAAATTTACCTCTGTAATTTCGGAAGTTAACGGCAAAGTTTCTGTAACATCTAccttattattttcttcatattcttgtgtttcttttataactttttcatCATAATTTACAGACGTTGTTAATTCAGACTTTTGGTACCCCATTATAGATTCAAATCTATCTCGTAGTTTCTCAAAACCACCAGCTTGACCAAAgctataaagaaaaacatgatAAGTAATAAAGCCTTTCACAAAACCACCATAATCCAtaacacttaaaattaataatagcatTTTAGAAATCATGGAAATCACCCACTCACATAAAGTAGGTTTTCCTTGCCTTTATGTATCTTACACTTACAATCTTTCTCTAAAACCAATTTATCAAGTGTAATCATGTACCACAACATCACTTCAACACTTCTTTTATAGtttactaatatatatttgttaaaacttaCACATTAATAAGATGGACCAGCCATCCACGAGGGGCACGGTGATCTTGCGACCTTGCAAAAATTTCTGGTTCCTGACCAGAGCCTTGCCCCAAATTGCAAATGTTTGTAACTGCCAAACCTTCACAAGTCCGAGACACATTAAATGTGTGGAATCTAGgtgaaataaacaatttgtaaattatttacttgaaaaaacaaggtaaaaacaattacaaaaataaaaacttacttgTTACTTGGATTGAAGGCCATAGACAACAAATGTAGAAATCTTGGATCATCTAATTTCATGGCACATAGCTTCACTAGTTTTTCACAATTTGATCTGACACACTGTTGTATATTACTTTTCCAAGAAGCCACCGCATCATCGGTTAGGATCTTAGTAAAGGCTAGTGTAAGAGCATCATTATAAAATCTCTGACAGTAAGGATTATTTATATCTTCACCTGGAAAATACATTGAGCTTTgattaactgttaactttctAGATAgattaaagtattaataaatagttattaacgctttcaattttaaattaacgacTTTTACGCTCACCATTGATAGCCAGCTCAGTGGCAGCCAAGACAAGTGTTTCTAATTCTTGTTCAGGCAAAACTGGTACAACCCAACGTGgatgtgttattttttcttctagTGCTTTAAGTTGAGCCTCGGGGAATGCCATCTACATTGacataataaaacacaaaatattataaggttTATACGTGTTTTATCGGAATCCATTAAGAAACCTCTTACCTCCCCGGGCATTTCTTCTTGTTCTTTCATTGaaattgtcattattttttcatgtCTCTATTCATTGCCGCTTCTAGAAGTGAATTAAcagttaatttttcttttcaagcACTTGCAAATCAAtaacgtaaataaatataatgtaataatactaatttagaatgttttactattctatttatttacatagaacaaaattaaaaaatgtgagTCTTTGAAAAACatggaattattttatatatttctcatATGTATccgtaacaattttataatgtctCTTTTAAATATCTCAAAATTTCAAGAAATTGAGTAATAAATTACTAGTCACGTTACttcaaatttattagaatTGACTCACATAAATCTACACTGCGCAAAAACGTGATTTGACTATTCATCgcctataaatatattcatattttgtatCCCTTAAATACGCactatattattacaaattcacaaatattgaaattgataTACAAATGTTGGAAAGAAAACACATAATCGATAATTTTGCATAGCCGATTTGGAGTAAAATAACAagcacttttaaattatttacaacagAAATTAGATAatctaaatatattcaatttattataccTTTTatcatgtattaaaataaggaaaagaaacagaaattcaaaatatatttcagatCAGCCGGCGCGACAAAATGGCGTCATACTTCTAAACAAGGTAgatattcaaaacaaatttatacaaGCGTAGACATACTAAAGGATGCACGAAAATATTGCACacgtaaagaaaatataatatttaccttCATCAAACgattaatttacgaaaaaggatttgaaattaaaaatacagtgCAAGACACTTTTTGACGTATGAACGAAAATAgatgatgaaaaatatattgatgaaAGATAGAAGATACAGCCACAGAGTACATTGTACAGATTGGTTCAGATGTTAGATTTAGCACTATGCACTGGTATGATTCCTACATATTAAAACTATACAAACTTGTAAATACAATATGGTAAGCTAATAAACATTATGCAGCTGATACTCATatctaaattctaaaaatgatatttgaattatttttacaaaaacagaCAATTTTATAGTCCTTAAGTTCGAATCAAGATTTGACAGGGTAGGACTCTgaccttcaaaaaaataaaaactatgattaattttacatgagataaattattaattgttcttttctttaattgagCTTTCTCACATTTAgcgtatttcaaattatatccCAAAAAACTGTGAAATATCGTAAACCCGCcctgtttttttgtatttcatgtTTACTGAATTTTGACGTTGGATCGTAGAGATACAATTTAGACCAACCCTgatcattaaattgttttgttttagatagtgttttttaggttatctgacaatttgtaaatagtggcAGTTGTTAAAAAGTAGTAGTTCTTCAATAACACTATGAATCCAAAGAGTCCAGAAGCTAGAAAACGTGAAGGAAATCCGTTTGATGGTCTTATTATCGCAAACACAGAAATTCTGGACAATATCGAAAGTAGAAGTTCTTGTCCTAGCTGCGGAAAGTCACGAATGTATTTTTGCTACACTTGTTTTGTACCCGTCTCGCAACTAGCTACTCGTATCCCTGTTTGTGCTGTAAGATGgctctttaaaatttttacgttATCTGTTGTTTatccttattttattttttacatttaataaaattttttcaGTTACCGATTAAAATTGATATCATTAAACATCGTAGAGAAATTGATGGAAAAAGTACTGCCGCACATGCAGCCGTTTTAGCGCCCGATCAAGTTCGTGTTTTTACTTACCCAGAAATACCGAAGTATGACATCAATAATGGTAGAACAGTTTTACTATATCCTGGCGCAGAAGCTGTTCCTGTATCCAGTCTATTTTCAGGAAAACAACCTTCAGAGACATATTCTCAAAAACTACTTTCACAATTACCGCCAGGGTATAATGTAGGCACTTTGATGACAAAGACATTGGAAGAAGGAGAAAACTTAGATATATACCATGTAAGCCAATGGCCAGTTGAccatgttattttaatagacaGTACATGGAACCAAAGTCGTGGTATATATGCTGATGAAAGATTACAGAAACTACCTAAGATAGTGCTGAAGAAGAGACCATCACAATTTTGGCGACATCAAAAAGGAAGCCCTCGTTGGTATCTTTCAACAATTGAAGCCCTACATCAGTTATTATTAGAACTGCATTT
This sequence is a window from Papilio machaon chromosome 3, ilPapMach1.1, whole genome shotgun sequence. Protein-coding genes within it:
- the LOC106712411 gene encoding tRNA-uridine aminocarboxypropyltransferase 1; translation: MNPKSPEARKREGNPFDGLIIANTEILDNIESRSSCPSCGKSRMYFCYTCFVPVSQLATRIPVCALPIKIDIIKHRREIDGKSTAAHAAVLAPDQVRVFTYPEIPKYDINNGRTVLLYPGAEAVPVSSLFSGKQPSETYSQKLLSQLPPGYNVGTLMTKTLEEGENLDIYHVSQWPVDHVILIDSTWNQSRGIYADERLQKLPKIVLKKRPSQFWRHQKGSPRWYLSTIEALHQLLLELHLCAWGRSETYTSHLTLQYPIHRPHNNDSYCVPYAGQYDNLLFFFKFLYEKLHKLYDSDNLLAYKRPMT